AACATGAGGCTGTTCAATTGGTGCATGGTCACGAATTTCAACATCTGATTCACAAAACCGGACAAATGATTTAACAGGAGATCCTTTCTTCTCTGATCCATAAGAGGAGAAGTTGGCTCCGTTCAGGCCCAATCCCTGAACCCCTGCTTCAGCTAGCATCTTTCCTGCAAGGTTGGCTCCAAGTCCGCCGATGGATTCCAGTCGGATCTCAAAAAAGCCAAGCTCGTTCTTTTTTGGTAAAATAGACATTTGATCATTCCCCTTTCAAAATAAGTGCATAACTCCCTTATCTGCAGTATAGGGAATATCAATGGTCAATGATATGATCTAAGTCACATATTCACAAAATGTTCGAATTTAAGTTACTGATACACTTACTGATCAACAAGGTTCAACCCTTGATAACAAAGGATTTAAGGAGAAATAAATGTGTAGTACAGGAGAAATAAAAAAATATAACAGCTGAAAGTACGTGATTGTTTTAACAATCGTTGCGTGTTTCAAATATTTGTATTGACAGGGGATGAAGAAAATGAATGTGAAGATGGAAGCGCTTGAAAAATGGGTAAAGGACTTTTTTGAACATGACGCGAGTGGGCATGACTGGGCCCACACTGACCGGGTGCGCAATCATGCGGTTGCTATAGCGAAGAAAGAAGGAGCGGATGATGATCTCGTGGAAAAGGCAGCTCTCTTGCATGATATTCCGGACAGTAAATTTCATGCAACGGAAGAAGCGGGCATGCGGTATCTTAAGGAGGGAATGTCTGATTTGGGCTTTTCTCCTGATGAGATTACAGCGATTCAGGGGCTGATCAGGACCGTTTCGTTTAAAGGCGGTCAAAATGACGCGCCCGATACTTTGGAGGGTAAAATTGTTCAGGATGCTGATCGGATCGATGCAATTGGAGCCATCGGGATTGCGCGTTGTTTTATGTTCGCCGGCAACAAAGGGGATGTTATGCATGATCCTGAGCTCTCTCCCAGAACATCGCTGACGGAAGCCTCCTACAGAAAAGAGAGAAACACCGCAGTTAATCATTTCTATGAGAAACTGTTGAAGCTGAAAGACCTGATGCACACTGATACGTCAAAACGGATTGCTGAAGAGCGGCATGCCTTTATGGAACGCTATCTCGATCAGTTCTTCGATGAATGGAACAGCTTGAAATAATTGATTAAAAGGATGCTTTTGCGGGTAATCGACTACTATATGCCGTCAACATGAAAAGGAGTGAAGCATATCATGGAATTAAAAGGCAGGAAAGTGCTGACTATTATAGAGGATGATTTCGAAGATTCAGAACTGATCTATCCTCATTACCGTTTGCAGGAAGCAGGGGCGGACGCTATTATAGCGGGGCCAGTCGCAGAAAAAGTCTACACAGGGAAGAATGGTGTGCCGGTCAAATCCGATGCAGCCTTTCATGAGATTGAGATCAGGGAATTTGATGCGCTGCTTGTGCCGGGCGGCTGGGCGCCGGATAAATTGAGACGTTATGACGCCGTTCTTGATATGGTCCGCCATATGATGGATCATGACAAAGTTATCGGACAAATCTGTCATGCCGGCTGGGTGCTGATCTCTGCGGATGTACTTAAAGGAAAGAAGGTGACAAGTACGCCTGGAATCAAGCATGACATGATCAACGCCGGGGCAGAATGGATTGATGAACCGGTTACTGTTGATGGGAAGCTGGTATCAAGCCGACGACCACCTGATTTGCCTGATTATGGACGCGAGCTTGTAAAAGCTATAAAATAATAGATGAAGGGTGCTCCGATTTCCCGGAGCACTTTTTATTTTACATAAGGCAAATGAAACAGGGGTGAGAAAGATGCCAGAGTCAACAACCGCGTGGTTACAAGATTTAATCAATGAGATGCCAAGCCTCGACCGGATTGATCCCCATGTGGACGATCCGGCATTAGACGGATACTTAAACTACTATCATTTTGACCTTACCAGATTGCAGCACTATCGTGCAGGACTGATTTCAAGAAATTCCCAGGATTTATTCGTACAGTGTTTTTATGCAAAGCAGCATAAAGGCACGGTCTTTCTTGTTCACGGTTATCTTGACCATTCCGGCGGCTTGTCAAGGACCATCAATGTCCTTCTCGGCAGCGGTTATACCGTACTGACCGTCGACCTGCCCGGACATGGTTTGAGCCAGGGAGAGGAAGGGTCCATTCATTCATTTCAGGAATACAATACAGCCGTTCGGGACGCTTATCATGCGATGGTGCCGTATATGCCTGCAGGAGAGCGGATTGGCATGGGACACAGCACAGGCGGTGCCATACTGTTTCAGGCCGCGGGGCGAAAGGATCCTGGTTTCGATCGCCTTGTTCTTGCGGCGCCGTTATATTTACCTTATCAGTGGAAGAAGACGAAAGGCGTGATCAAGCTTGCCAGCAGACTGATCCCACGTTCAAAGCGAACATTTAAACGGAACTCCGACGATGAACGATATCATCTGTTTATTACTCACGATCCGCTTCAGGTCCACTACCTTCGTGCGGAGTGGTTCTTTGCGATGGCGACATGGCAAGAAGAGATCCGTTACTCCTCGATTGTCAGAATCCCTGTTTACCTTGTCCAGGGACAGAAAGATACGACCGTAGACAGTGACCGTAATATCGAATTTTATAAACAAAAATGCCGCAATCTTCAAGTTTGTATTGTCCCTGAAGCGCGGCACCAGATCTTAAATGAACGAAAAATCCTGAGGAAAGAGGTTCACCGCAGAATCCTTTCGTTTTTGGATCGATTTGATTTGAGATGGCGGACATAAATGGCGTAAAGCACCCCGGAGAGAATCCAAATCATTGACGCAGCAAAGAAGAAAGGTAGTCCGAACCACTCTGCGACGGCTCCGGCGATAAAGGAACCGGAAACAACACCGAGAGAGAATGCTGCATAGAAAATGCCGTATGCTTTACCGCGATCCACTTTGCTCGATGCGTCAGAGACAACCTTGTTCATAGATGGGAACACAAAGGCGAATCCTGAGCCGTACACAATCATGGCCAGGATAATCAACGCAAAGGCGTCGAACAGAGTCAGCATCATCATTGAACTGCCGATCAGTATAAGGCCGCTTAATATCAGGTGAACAGGATTGATACTGTCGAATAACCGGTTGACTGGTGTCAGGAAGACCAATAGTGCGGTCAGACCGTAAATGCTTAACAGCATCCCCGTCGAAGCGGAGTCCAATCCGATACTGTCAATTTTCAGCGGCAGGGCAAATGCCAGTGTACCGTTACTGATCATCAGGGCGAATGCGGTCAGAGAAGCTTGGATAATAAGGGGTTCTTTCAACAGTTGACTGAAGTCACTGATTTTAACTTTGGCCCTCTCCACAGGTGTGAATGACTCTTCAACATTTGTGATCACAAGCACGGCGGTAAGGACAAAGATAATGGAAATCAGGATAAAAACCCATTCAATCTCACCTGCAGCAGCGACACCTCCGCCAAAGGCGGGACCGATAATCGCTGCAAAGCCAATACTTCCACCGGTGTACGCCATGGCACGACCTCGACCTTCTCGTCTTGTTCTGTCTCCTACATAAGCAAAAGCTGCCGGAATAAGCGCACCTCCAGCCAAGCCATGCAACAATCGAATCAGAAAAAGCTGTGCACCGTTTTGGGCAAGCGGGTAAAACAGCAGAATGAACGCGACAAGAAACATGCTGATTAAGAGCATCTTTTTCCTGCCAAACCGGTCTATCCAGTGACCGGTAAATATATTCCCAACCATATTCGCAAGTGAATAAACGGCTATAATTGCACCGGTTAAGACATTGGATGCACCAAGTGAGACGGCGTATGGTGTAATAATCGGCAATTGAACAAAAGTATCTAAAAAAGCAACCATAATCATGAAATACAGCACTTTCGTCATGGCAAGTCCCTCTCTTTCGTCTCTACCATCATACCTTGCGTATCTGATCGGGTAAAGCAAATGCACACCGCTTTACTAACAAACGACACTAAGAACATGATTGTTCATTCAACAATAAGGTTATGAACGATCAGGATTGGGGAATGAACTAATTTGTAAGCGTTTTCTCACTTTGGATCAGGAGGGGTAAAGATGAACAGTAAAG
This genomic window from [Bacillus] selenitireducens MLS10 contains:
- a CDS encoding HD domain-containing protein, encoding MNVKMEALEKWVKDFFEHDASGHDWAHTDRVRNHAVAIAKKEGADDDLVEKAALLHDIPDSKFHATEEAGMRYLKEGMSDLGFSPDEITAIQGLIRTVSFKGGQNDAPDTLEGKIVQDADRIDAIGAIGIARCFMFAGNKGDVMHDPELSPRTSLTEASYRKERNTAVNHFYEKLLKLKDLMHTDTSKRIAEERHAFMERYLDQFFDEWNSLK
- a CDS encoding type 1 glutamine amidotransferase domain-containing protein; protein product: MELKGRKVLTIIEDDFEDSELIYPHYRLQEAGADAIIAGPVAEKVYTGKNGVPVKSDAAFHEIEIREFDALLVPGGWAPDKLRRYDAVLDMVRHMMDHDKVIGQICHAGWVLISADVLKGKKVTSTPGIKHDMINAGAEWIDEPVTVDGKLVSSRRPPDLPDYGRELVKAIK
- a CDS encoding alpha/beta hydrolase — encoded protein: MPESTTAWLQDLINEMPSLDRIDPHVDDPALDGYLNYYHFDLTRLQHYRAGLISRNSQDLFVQCFYAKQHKGTVFLVHGYLDHSGGLSRTINVLLGSGYTVLTVDLPGHGLSQGEEGSIHSFQEYNTAVRDAYHAMVPYMPAGERIGMGHSTGGAILFQAAGRKDPGFDRLVLAAPLYLPYQWKKTKGVIKLASRLIPRSKRTFKRNSDDERYHLFITHDPLQVHYLRAEWFFAMATWQEEIRYSSIVRIPVYLVQGQKDTTVDSDRNIEFYKQKCRNLQVCIVPEARHQILNERKILRKEVHRRILSFLDRFDLRWRT
- a CDS encoding MFS transporter, yielding MTKVLYFMIMVAFLDTFVQLPIITPYAVSLGASNVLTGAIIAVYSLANMVGNIFTGHWIDRFGRKKMLLISMFLVAFILLFYPLAQNGAQLFLIRLLHGLAGGALIPAAFAYVGDRTRREGRGRAMAYTGGSIGFAAIIGPAFGGGVAAAGEIEWVFILISIIFVLTAVLVITNVEESFTPVERAKVKISDFSQLLKEPLIIQASLTAFALMISNGTLAFALPLKIDSIGLDSASTGMLLSIYGLTALLVFLTPVNRLFDSINPVHLILSGLILIGSSMMMLTLFDAFALIILAMIVYGSGFAFVFPSMNKVVSDASSKVDRGKAYGIFYAAFSLGVVSGSFIAGAVAEWFGLPFFFAASMIWILSGVLYAIYVRHLKSNRSKNERILR